The genomic DNA GGAAGAGAAATGATTCAATTAGGTGTCCCAGTTGCTGAGGGACCTCCAGAAGATGAAAGTTATGGTTTTACCATAGGTAATTTCTGAGTCTAGTCAAATGAACTCGATCATTTATCCTTCAACATATATTAAATCCTCTAATTTAAGCTCTAACATTTGCAGAGAGAGAAGTCGAAGACAAAATTCCTAGTTTACTGAAGGATGTGCTTGATCGTTTGGTTCGGCTGCAAATATTTCTTATGAAACCTGATTTTTGTACTATTGATTTCTTTAATGAGGTAAAACTTATTCTAATGCTTTGATACTGGAACTTGTTTAGATGCAAACTAACATGGCTGCTTATGTAAAGGGAGATCATTCACAGCCTCACTCATGGCTACCATGGTATGGTAGACCTGTATGCAACATATTATTGACTGAGTGTAATTTTGTATATGGCCGAGCAATGGCATTAGATCAAAGGGGAGATTACAATGGTTCACTGAAACTCTCTCTCACTGCGGGGTATGTTCCTTAGTTGAAGCTTCTCCCTTTTCACTCTTCTCCAATTTAGTGTTATATGGGAGAAATTCAAGTctcaaaaattattattatttttttgtggtTTAAGATATGTTTTCCTTTTTCTAATCTTTATGTTATCCAGTAATTAAGCTTccagtttgtgttttggtttcTTGGCATTAAAGCCAAGTCTTCAATTAACCATTATATTTGAACATATGAAACACGAGTGAAAACCTCTAGCTTCGTATCAACAATCTTTGCAACAGAAATGGTAATCATAACCAGAGCATGATTGAGGAGCATATTGAATACCATTTTATTTGTTCATTCGTAGAGTTGGGGGAAAATTCATGTGAAAACTTCAAGGGTTTTAGTCATATGTAATCTGGCATGAGTTGGGAACGAAATATGGTTAACAATGAATGTATCTGAGACCTCATAGCCTTGGACCAGCGACTAGAACGGTGTAAATATTTTAAAGGAAAGTTGCTATAGTAGATGAAGTCTACAATTTTTGTTGGTTTGTTAGAATGGATCtttacatgttttccaaaatttgTATGTCCCGAGTTTTGTATTGTTTATCTAAGCTAGTAAGGCAATCATAATCTTAAGCTCCTTAGAAACCAGGTAATGTTTAGAATGGAGTTTTTTAATCCATGTGCCATGTGAATTAAGATCATCAAACACTCAACTAATTGAGAAGAATTGGCACAAATAAGTCATGAGTTCGAACTAATTGAGGGGTTGGCTATGTGGATATATAGTATCCATCCGTTGAAATTAAGATCCATGCTATAAAGCTTTTGATATTATTTTACACTAGTTGTCAGGAGCTGGTACAATCCACGACCGTTCCTTCCGGGCTTGAGACTGATGTTTTTATAGTATTGCCATAGAAAATCTTATTCCAAATGTTCACATACAATTATGAAAGATACTAACTTTTtcaattagttttaaattttattattttatgtttcATTTCCATTTAAATAAAATTGTGTTGATCAAAAAATTATGATATGATTGATTAGGTAATAAGAAATAGCAGATTTCTTTCATATGAGTTTGTTGCCAGAAAATCTCACAATGGCATAGGTGTATggaattttaatgttttttttttctatcaacAATTTTCGTGGTTCTAATTTTAGTAGGAATGGTAGACTAGAAATCAACAATCAAGACTTAGATTTGATTTACTATTATCAAAATTTACATATTGTTAGATTATTCAGGTGTAAACACTTAACAAAATTATCTATTTTGTTGATATCACAACATAAGATGATGACGATGACATTCTAGAATGCCTATGTTAAATATTATCATAAGATGTGCGTGACTATAATAATGTGCATAGTAATTATTATGGAAGCTAGCATTGAAAAATCCATGCAAGACTGTCCTATCTCGGCTTTGTTGCTCCAATCTGGaatgtctaatttagattttcatTAAAAGTCAGAAACCTTCATTGTATGCACATTGAATTGGTGGAATTAATCTGTAGCCATTTCTCTTTGTTTTTCCTTCAGGTCTCTTATTGTGATGCAAGGGAAAAGTGCCGATCTAGCTAGACGCGCTATCCCTTCACTTCACAAGCAGCGAATCCTTCTAACTTTGGGGAAGTCTATATCAAAGAAGACTCTCATATCTGAAGGCTTGTTCTCCGGACATCCAACCTTTGACCCATTATCTGGTAGGACACATCCATCAAGCCATGCCTTATTTGGGCAACCAAATCACCCTCAGGCAGCTACGCCTTTCCCTGCACCAATGTTGTCAGTTCATCCTATACACCCTGGCCACCGACAGTCTGTTTCTGGCACTGGAGTCTTCCTTCCCCCTGGGTCTATTCATCCCCCACCACCAAAACTTACATCAACTGAAGCTATCCATGCTTCACAAGCAGTTACTTTAGCTGACAAACCAATTTGTAATGGCGATGCTTCTCCAACAATCGAGCAAAAGGCATCCCCGAAGAGTACAGCAGAGTCGACTAGACGCAAGATGGAAAGCAATGCTTGCTCGAGCAACATCGATAGTGCTCCCAGCGCAGAGCAGCAAGATGCTGTTGTGAAGAAGCTAGCAAGCAATCTGACAGAATGTTTAGTAGAAGAGAAGGTAAAGAGACAGAATGATGTTATACCGGGTACTACAAGGAAAATTTTGGAGCAAATGTAAAGAGAGTGGAATCACATCATTTCTGATAGTTTCTGCATTTCATTGGT from Zingiber officinale cultivar Zhangliang chromosome 4A, Zo_v1.1, whole genome shotgun sequence includes the following:
- the LOC121971877 gene encoding RNA demethylase ALKBH10B-like isoform X2: MEVRKEVAMPEPMRFTTVSGGNGASRPWILDEKDGFISWLRGEFAAANAIVDLLMFHLMASGSPGEYEGVLESINERRYYWTPFLHMQQYFPVADVASALQQVEWSQRKLMPQRYSYGTKGRDGKKSGAGHHYGHRSDGILERHGSVSLGTAVADDRNVRKKDGQVENGVCNSSSSQENVGQEDGGGSVENKCNELDPFVVGDSQTLANRGSYNNSAKDGAKATSNPNENQNVIPIAKEFMANELCNGTMVNVVEGLNIYEDLLDRSEVDRLVSLANEMRTAGLKGELQGQTLVVLKRPMKGHGREMIQLGVPVAEGPPEDESYGFTIEREVEDKIPSLLKDVLDRLVRLQIFLMKPDFCTIDFFNEGDHSQPHSWLPWYGRPVCNILLTECNFVYGRAMALDQRGDYNGSLKLSLTAGSLIVMQGKSADLARRAIPSLHKQRILLTLGKSISKKTLISEGLFSGHPTFDPLSGRTHPSSHALFGQPNHPQAATPFPAPMLSVHPIHPGHRQSVSGTGVFLPPGSIHPPPPKLTSTEAIHASQAVTLADKPICNGDASPTIEQKASPKSTAESTRRKMESNACSSNIDSAPSAEQQDAVVKKLASNLTECLVEEKVKRQNDVIPGTTRKILEQM
- the LOC121971877 gene encoding RNA demethylase ALKBH10B-like isoform X1 codes for the protein MEVRKEVAMPEPMRFTTVSGGNGASRPWILDEKDGFISWLRGEFAAANAIVDLLMFHLMASGSPGEYEGVLESINERRYYWTPFLHMQQYFPVADVASALQQVEWSQRKLMPQRYSYGTKGRDGKKSGAGHHYGHRSDGILERHGSVSLGTAVADDRNVRKKDGQVENGKHVHQNNDAPTSQTKYSSLHSEKDGVCNSSSSQENVGQEDGGGSVENKCNELDPFVVGDSQTLANRGSYNNSAKDGAKATSNPNENQNVIPIAKEFMANELCNGTMVNVVEGLNIYEDLLDRSEVDRLVSLANEMRTAGLKGELQGQTLVVLKRPMKGHGREMIQLGVPVAEGPPEDESYGFTIEREVEDKIPSLLKDVLDRLVRLQIFLMKPDFCTIDFFNEGDHSQPHSWLPWYGRPVCNILLTECNFVYGRAMALDQRGDYNGSLKLSLTAGSLIVMQGKSADLARRAIPSLHKQRILLTLGKSISKKTLISEGLFSGHPTFDPLSGRTHPSSHALFGQPNHPQAATPFPAPMLSVHPIHPGHRQSVSGTGVFLPPGSIHPPPPKLTSTEAIHASQAVTLADKPICNGDASPTIEQKASPKSTAESTRRKMESNACSSNIDSAPSAEQQDAVVKKLASNLTECLVEEKVKRQNDVIPGTTRKILEQM